Genomic segment of Blastopirellula marina:
GCATGAGTTAAGCCTGCCGGTTCGTCAAATTGGGCAGGATCGTCGGCTGTGCCTGGCTTGCCGGTTCCGGCGATCGTCTTGACGAAGCCTGTTTTGGCATCGATCGACTTGATCTTGTTGTTGTAAGTGTCGGCGGTGTAAATGATTCCGTCGACGTAGCAGACGCCCAGAGCGTGTTGAAGCTTCGCCCTGCGAGCAGTTCCGTCGATGTCGCCGAACGTAAACAAACGAGCTGACGAAAGCTTGGATGTTCCCACTAACGTGCCCACAGATCCACGTGGGTTGAAGGGGACTTCGCGAATGGAGCTACCTTCGCTATCGGCGACGAACAACGTTTTCCCGTCAGAGGTAAGCCCCGAGGGCTGAGCGAACGAGGAAAACCCTTGTTGGTACGGGATCGCAGGGAGCAGAGGGCCGTCGACGATATCTTCTCGTCCGTTACCGGCGTAAGGGCCGATTTCTGACTCGTCGAGCTTCATTTTCCAGATCTGGTGAGGACCTGCCATGGCGATGTAAAGGCTATCGCCATGAGGCCAGAGTGCCCAGGGACTGTTGATGGCCGTTGTCTTCGGTGTCCCTATGAACCGTGGCGGAAGATTATCGAGGCTGGCGTTCTCACCCATGCCGGGCCACGTTTCATTGCTGCTGCCTTGACGGCCAACACCAGCGATCGTCTCGACTTTCTTGTCTGCGAGATTGATTTTTCGCAGTAAATGATTCTCGGTGTCGGCCACATACAAAGTGTCCTGGACGAGCGCCATCCCCTGCGGGTGATCGAATTGGGCTTCGGAATAGGCTCCGTCTGCCGCGCCGATCTCGCCCGTACCGATGACCTCTTGCAGTTCGCCATCCAGGCTGGAGATTACGATTCGATTGTGATTCGAGTCCGCGATGAACAGGCGTCCCGACTTTTCGTCCGCAAGGATCTTTCCCGGAAAACGCAACGGAGTTGGCTTTTGGCTGTAAGCCAGTAAATCAAATTGAATCGGCTTTTCGTCGAGCGAACCATTCGCACGGTAATAAGGAATTGCCCCATCCAGGATGCCGCGAATATCGTCGGCCAGGAACTCGCCTCGGCGGAGGTAAACGACATTTCCTTCCGGATCGATCAGGTACATCGTCGGCCAACTACTAACGGAGTAGTTGTTCCAAATTTTCAAGTTATTGTCGTTGACCACGGGATGCTCGATCTCGTAGCGGAGGATGGCTTCCTCGATGTTTTTGGCATCCTTTTCGTTCTCGAACTTCGCAGAGTGAACACCAATGACGACCAATTGGTTCGCATAATCGTGCTCCAACTCCTTTAGTTCTGGGAGGATGTGCATGCAGTTGATGCAGCAGTAGGTCCAGAAGTCGAGCAAGACGAACTTTCCTTTAAGGTCCTTCAGCTCAACGGGGCCTTTGGTGTTCAGCCATTCCATGTCGCGTGGGAAGGGAGGTGCTGGGATCCGGACTTTGAACGGATTGTCCATCTCCTTGGCAACGAATTGCGCGTCACCTGCCATCGGTTGAGGCTCTTGCTCTTCCGCCATGGCGAATGAGTTGGTGGTTGAGTTACTACAGCCAACTAGCAAAAGCACCAAAGCAGCTATGGCTAGCTTGCGCAAGCTCGGCAAGAAAAAATTATCCAGGGTGGTCATGGATGTTACCTTCCGAATTTGGGGGCGGGGTTCCAATGGAATTGGACCGATTTGAGCGGAAAAAGGCTGTATGTATTCGTACAATACCAGATAGCCTACCGGCAAAGGGACATCAATGTTTCTTTCGATTCCCGCAAACTAACTAGGTTGCTATCGCATCAAGGCCAAGCTGGCAGCGAGGAACTTAAAAAAATACTGGGGTGGGCATAGAATTTAGCCGACAAAGTATAACGATTATAGCGATTAATCTGGCATCAGCCGGAAACGATATTTTCGAACGTGCCCCCATGAACGTGCTATCTTTGGTGGAATGGTCGATAAGCGGACGGGACTAAGTCGATTCCGTGACCCCCTACCTCTTTTAACCTACCCGCCAAATATC
This window contains:
- a CDS encoding thioredoxin-like domain-containing protein, translated to MTTLDNFFLPSLRKLAIAALVLLLVGCSNSTTNSFAMAEEQEPQPMAGDAQFVAKEMDNPFKVRIPAPPFPRDMEWLNTKGPVELKDLKGKFVLLDFWTYCCINCMHILPELKELEHDYANQLVVIGVHSAKFENEKDAKNIEEAILRYEIEHPVVNDNNLKIWNNYSVSSWPTMYLIDPEGNVVYLRRGEFLADDIRGILDGAIPYYRANGSLDEKPIQFDLLAYSQKPTPLRFPGKILADEKSGRLFIADSNHNRIVISSLDGELQEVIGTGEIGAADGAYSEAQFDHPQGMALVQDTLYVADTENHLLRKINLADKKVETIAGVGRQGSSNETWPGMGENASLDNLPPRFIGTPKTTAINSPWALWPHGDSLYIAMAGPHQIWKMKLDESEIGPYAGNGREDIVDGPLLPAIPYQQGFSSFAQPSGLTSDGKTLFVADSEGSSIREVPFNPRGSVGTLVGTSKLSSARLFTFGDIDGTARRAKLQHALGVCYVDGIIYTADTYNNKIKSIDAKTGFVKTIAGTGKPGTADDPAQFDEPAGLTHAGGKLYIADTNNHLIRVLDLKTNQVSTLTINGLEPLPVKQRPEAPAEAVQK